The Lacipirellula parvula genome window below encodes:
- a CDS encoding 4Fe-4S dicluster domain-containing protein, which translates to MAKQGPRKKVPKELAVINADNCTGCESCLEVCPVDCIVLMKVDRGIVKGTQQWCEIDLERCVGCEVCVHIPGKKSNPYDLKVCPWDAIEMVPTELVATVVAEIGGPPEYIQENWDRLVGTAQQLAELRAGA; encoded by the coding sequence ATGGCAAAGCAAGGTCCGCGGAAAAAGGTTCCGAAGGAGTTGGCGGTCATCAACGCCGACAACTGCACCGGCTGCGAGTCGTGTCTCGAGGTCTGCCCCGTCGACTGCATTGTGCTGATGAAGGTCGATCGCGGCATCGTGAAGGGGACGCAGCAGTGGTGCGAGATCGACCTCGAACGCTGCGTCGGCTGCGAAGTCTGCGTCCACATCCCCGGCAAAAAGTCGAACCCCTACGACCTGAAAGTCTGCCCCTGGGACGCCATCGAAATGGTGCCGACCGAACTGGTCGCCACCGTGGTCGCCGAAATCGGCGGCCCGCCGGAGTACATCCAAGAAAATTGGGACCGGCTCGTGGGGACTGCGCAGCAATTGGCCGAACTCCGCGCCGGGGCCTAA
- a CDS encoding SRPBCC family protein, which yields MSSATGTVRLHRVLRAPANRVYKAFVDGDAMARWLPPHGFIGQVHEIDARVGGGYRMSFTNFGTGSAHSFSAKYVELVPNERIVHTDRFDAPGLPGEMNVTITFKPVLCGTELNIVQEGIPAAIPTEMCYLGWQESLGQLANLVEPSIPDGE from the coding sequence ATGTCCAGCGCCACAGGAACCGTCCGCTTGCACCGCGTCCTCCGCGCCCCTGCCAACCGCGTCTACAAGGCCTTCGTCGATGGCGACGCGATGGCCCGCTGGCTGCCGCCGCATGGGTTCATCGGCCAGGTTCACGAGATCGACGCCCGGGTCGGCGGCGGTTACCGCATGTCGTTCACCAACTTCGGCACCGGCTCGGCCCACAGTTTCAGCGCGAAGTACGTCGAGCTCGTCCCCAACGAACGAATCGTCCACACCGACCGCTTCGACGCCCCCGGCCTGCCGGGCGAGATGAACGTCACGATCACCTTCAAGCCGGTCCTGTGCGGAACCGAACTAAACATCGTCCAAGAAGGAATCCCCGCGGCGATCCCCACCGAAATGTGTTACCTCGGCTGGCAAGAATCGCTCGGCCAACTGGCGAACCTCGTCGAGCCCAGCATCCCCGACGGCGAGTAA
- a CDS encoding DoxX family protein: MNVKKIIGWVLSVLIAAMMIFLSAPGKFMDFEGKEEMFAKMGWGVEIMKTIGVIEIAVAILYLIPRTAFVGAVLVTAYLGGAISTHVRVSDQFIFPVIMGVLVWIALGLRDGRVFTAAFTAPPKPISD; the protein is encoded by the coding sequence ATGAACGTGAAAAAAATCATCGGCTGGGTCCTGAGCGTCCTCATCGCGGCGATGATGATCTTCCTCAGCGCCCCTGGCAAGTTCATGGACTTCGAGGGCAAAGAAGAGATGTTCGCCAAGATGGGCTGGGGCGTCGAGATAATGAAGACGATCGGCGTCATCGAGATCGCCGTGGCGATTCTCTACCTCATCCCCCGCACCGCATTCGTCGGCGCCGTACTGGTGACCGCATACCTCGGCGGCGCCATCTCCACCCATGTCCGCGTCAGTGACCAGTTCATCTTCCCGGTGATCATGGGCGTACTGGTCTGGATCGCCCTCGGCCTCCGCGACGGCCGCGTCTTTACTGCCGCCTTCACCGCCCCGCCGAAGCCGATCTCCGACTAG
- a CDS encoding sugar phosphate isomerase/epimerase family protein, which translates to MKFAFCNEMFGQEPFDQVASTMRALGYTGVEIAPFTLLPPTEAFDARQVPAARRREIRQQAEAAGLEVVGLHWLLAKTSGFYLTSPDGATRRATADYLKALVELCGELGGTLMVLGSPQQRNLLPGVGYNDAESYAAEILREVMPACAAHNVTIALEPLGPAEGNFMLTAKSGIQLAKLVDSPHCRLHLDVKAMSSQAEPIDVIIRESREWLAHFHVNDPNLLGPGMGHVEYGPILTALDEIGYSGWLSLEVFKYEPSPREIAEQSIEYLRKIEAAIANDG; encoded by the coding sequence ATGAAATTCGCCTTCTGCAACGAGATGTTCGGCCAGGAGCCGTTTGATCAGGTCGCTTCAACGATGCGGGCGCTTGGTTACACGGGCGTCGAAATTGCTCCCTTCACATTGTTGCCGCCGACCGAGGCGTTCGACGCGCGGCAGGTTCCCGCGGCGCGGCGGCGCGAGATCCGGCAGCAGGCCGAGGCGGCGGGGCTAGAAGTCGTCGGCCTTCACTGGCTGCTCGCGAAGACCAGCGGGTTTTACCTCACCAGCCCCGACGGCGCAACCCGGCGGGCGACGGCGGACTATCTCAAAGCGCTCGTCGAACTCTGCGGCGAACTCGGCGGCACGCTGATGGTACTCGGCTCGCCGCAACAGCGCAACCTGTTGCCGGGCGTCGGGTACAACGACGCGGAATCATACGCGGCTGAGATTCTGCGGGAAGTGATGCCCGCGTGCGCCGCCCACAACGTGACGATCGCGCTCGAACCGCTCGGCCCCGCCGAGGGGAACTTTATGTTGACCGCGAAGAGCGGCATTCAGCTCGCGAAGCTTGTCGACTCGCCCCATTGCCGGTTGCACCTCGACGTGAAGGCGATGTCGAGCCAGGCGGAGCCGATCGACGTCATCATTCGCGAGAGCCGCGAGTGGCTGGCTCACTTTCATGTGAACGATCCGAATCTGCTCGGCCCCGGGATGGGGCATGTCGAGTATGGGCCGATCCTCACGGCGCTCGATGAAATTGGTTACTCGGGTTGGCTTTCGCTGGAGGTGTTTAAGTACGAGCCGAGCCCGCGCGAAATCGCCGAGCAGAGCATTGAGTACTTGCGGAAGATTGAAGCGGCGATTGCGAATGACGGTTGA
- a CDS encoding DNA-methyltransferase — protein sequence MPLKPGKIHQGDCLKLMGQIETSSVDLAFADPPFNIGYKYDKYHDSQEDAKYLDWCGEWIGEISRILKPSGTFWLAIGDEYAAELKVGATRQIASPFIMRGWVIWYYTFGVNCTRKFNRSHAHLFQFIKDEKQFTFNAEDPAVRVPSARALVYGDSRANPKGRLPDDTWVLRPQDAPESFQSMDDLWYYSRVAGTFKERQGFHGCQMPEQLLGRIIRVSSNPGDVVFDPFTGSGTTLAVAKKLGREFLGTELSADYAKYATQRLKGIKSGDPLDGPTDPASSSPNTASGVTLEARNRRKAAAK from the coding sequence ATGCCGCTGAAGCCAGGAAAAATTCATCAGGGCGACTGCCTGAAATTGATGGGTCAGATCGAAACCAGCTCGGTCGATCTCGCGTTCGCCGACCCGCCGTTCAACATCGGCTACAAGTACGACAAGTACCATGACAGCCAGGAAGACGCCAAATACCTCGACTGGTGCGGCGAGTGGATCGGCGAGATCTCGCGAATCCTCAAGCCGAGCGGCACGTTTTGGCTCGCGATTGGCGACGAGTACGCCGCGGAGCTGAAGGTCGGCGCGACGCGGCAGATCGCCAGCCCGTTCATCATGCGGGGCTGGGTCATCTGGTACTACACCTTCGGCGTCAACTGCACGCGGAAGTTCAACCGCTCGCACGCCCACCTGTTCCAGTTCATCAAGGACGAGAAGCAGTTCACGTTCAACGCCGAAGACCCCGCGGTGCGCGTCCCCTCGGCGCGGGCCCTCGTCTACGGCGATAGCCGCGCGAACCCCAAGGGCCGGCTCCCCGACGACACGTGGGTCCTCCGCCCGCAAGATGCGCCGGAAAGCTTCCAGTCGATGGACGACCTGTGGTACTACTCCCGCGTCGCCGGGACGTTCAAGGAACGCCAGGGCTTCCACGGCTGCCAAATGCCCGAGCAACTCCTCGGCCGCATCATCCGCGTGAGCAGCAACCCAGGCGACGTGGTGTTCGACCCCTTCACCGGCAGCGGCACGACGCTCGCCGTGGCGAAGAAGCTGGGCCGGGAGTTCCTCGGCACCGAACTCTCCGCCGATTACGCCAAGTACGCCACCCAGCGGCTGAAGGGGATCAAATCGGGCGACCCGCTCGACGGCCCCACTGATCCAGCGTCGAGCTCGCCGAACACGGCGAGCGGCGTGACGCTCGAGGCACGCAATCGGCGTAAAGCTGCGGCGAAGTAG